Genomic DNA from Nonomuraea rubra:
TCCATCTCCGACTCGATACCCGCCGCGCGCGCCACCCGCATGTCGGCCGCCGCCTCGACCGCGTGCCGCAGCAGGGCCGACTTGCCCACGCCCGCCTCGCCCCGCAGCATCAGGGCGCGCCCGCGTCCGGATCGCACATCGCCCAGCAGGCCGTCCAGCTCGTCACGCTCTCGCTGCCGGTCCAACAGCGGCGTGAGGTCAGGTGGCGTCCCCATGCCCGTTCACGCCCCCGTTCAGTGCTCACCCGCCGGCGCGGCCACGTCAGCAACCATCGGGCGCGCTCGTCAGAATGCCACTTCCGCCTGGCTTCGATCAAGAGCCGGCGGAGGCGCGATCCGCACCCTTCCACATGGCTCTTTCGACGACTTTGACGTGCCGAACATAACAAATTCGGGCTATCATCCCCATATGGCGATTAATTCTGATGGCGGCAGCTGTGTCAGCGCGGACATCGCGGCCGGTTTCTCCCCGGCGGCCGCGCTGTTCCACTCCCTGGCCGACGAGACCAGGCTGCGCATCGTGCAGCGGCTCGCCCGCGGCGAGGCCCGGGTGGTGGACCTGACCACCCAGCTCGGCCTGGCCCAGTCCACGGTCTCCAAGCACCTGGCCTGCCTGCGCGACTGCGGGCTGATCGACTACCGGGCCGAGGGCAGGCAGTCGTTCTACTCCCTGACCCGGCCCGAGCTGATGGACCTGCTGGCCTCGGCCGAGCAGCTCCTGGCCGCCACCGGCCACGCCGTGACGCTGTGCCCGGCGCACGTCGGCGACCTCGCCGGGGAGGCAGCGTCGTGATCACGCTGAACCCGGACAGGCGGGCATCCTTGCAGCGCCGGATCCGGCTGCTGGTCGCGGCGACCATCACCTACAACGTGATCGAGGCCGCCGTGGCCCTCACCGCCGGCGCCATGGCCTCCTCGGCCGCGCTGATCGGGTTCGGGCTCGACTCCCTGGTGGAGGTCGCCTCCGCCGCCGCGGTGGCCTGGCAGTTCTCCGCCGCCGATCACGAGCGGCGGGAGAGGGCAGCGCTGCGCGTCATCGCGATCTCGTTCTTCGCGCTCGCCGCCTACGTCACCTTCGACGCCGTACGGGCCCTGCTCGGCACCGGCGAGGCCGAGCACTCCACCCCCGGCCTCATCCTGGCCGCGCTGTCGCTGGTCGTCATGCCGTTCCTGTCCCGCGCCCAGCGCCGCGCCGGCCGCGAGCTGGGCTCGGCCAGCGCGGTGGCCGACTCCAAGCAGACCCTGCTGTGCACCTACCTGTCCGGCGTGCTGCTGGTGGGGCTGGCGCTCAACAGCGCCTTCGGCTGGTCCTGGGCCGACCCGATCGCCGCGCTGGTGATCGCGGCCGTCGCCGTGAAGGAAGGCCGCGAGGCGTGGCGGGGTGACGCCTGCTGCGCCACCCCGCCGGCCGCCCAGGAGTGCGCCACCTGCGCTCCCGGCTGCTCCTGCTGCGCGCCTTCCGGGGACTGAGGTGGCACGCGCCGAAACAATCCGGCGCGGCTGTCGTATCGGGGGCTCGGTGGATCGTCTGTGAGGTGAGGGCCCGGGCAGGGAGCTCGCGTGACCCGCGGGCGGCCCGGGAAGCCTCAGCGACAGAATCCGAAGGAGCACGGCATGAATCCCATCCTGAACACCATCGACATCGTGGTGTCCGACCTGGACGCCTCGATCGCCTTCTACGCCCGCCTGGGACTTGCGTTCAAGCTCGACGAGCACTCCCCGGAGCACGCCGGCTGCGACCTGCCGAACGGGCTGCACGTCATGCTGGACACCGAGGGCTTCCGCACACCGTTCCTGCCCGGCTGGAGCGCGCCGGTCGGCGGGCCGCGCACGCTGCTGTGCTTCGAGTTCGAGTCCCCGGCCGGGGTGGACGCCAAGTACGCCGAGCTGGCGGAGGCCGGGTACCGGGGGCTCGCCGAGCCGTTCGACGCGTTCTGGGGTATGCGGTACGCGACGGTGGCCGACCCGGACGGGAACGGCATCGACCTGTACGCCACGCTCCCGGCACGCTGACCGCAAGAAGGGATTCCGGCATGAAGTACGTGCTGATGTTCGTCGAGACCGAGGAGTTCGCCGCGCAGTTGGAGGCGATGGGCGAGCTGGAGCAGCAGGCCGCCTACGCCGCGGTCGGGCAGTGGTTCGCCGACCACGCCGGGCAGATCACCCATCACACGCATCTGGCGCCGGTGCACACCGCGACCACGGTGCGCCTGGATCAGGGCGAGCCGGTCGTCACCGACGGGCCGTTCGTCGAGGGCAAGGAGGTGGTGAGCGGGTTCGCCGAGGTCGAGGTGGCCGACCTGGACGAGGCGCTGAGGATCGCCCGCTCCTGGCCGGCCTGCCCCGTCGTGGAGATCCGTCCCGTCGCATGACCGGGGGCGTGAGTCAGGAGGTGCTGGCCCGCGTGGTGCGCGAGCACGCGGGCCGGCTGGCCGCGTCGCTGGTGTCGTTGCTGGGCGATTTCTCCGCCGCCGAGGACCTGGTGCAGGACGCGGTGGAGACCGCGTTGCGCCGCTGGCCGGCGGAGGGGGTGCCGGAGCGGCCGGACGCGTGGCTGTTCACCGTGGCCCGGCGGCGCGGGCTGGACGTGCTGCGCCGGGAGTCGAACTACCGGGCCAAGCTCGCCCGGCTCACCTGGCCGGCGCCCGCCGCGCCCGACGACCGGCTGCGGCTGATCTTCACCTGCTGTCACCCGGCGCTGTCGCGGGCCGCGCAGATCGCGCTCACGCTGCGCGTGGTGTGCGGGCTGTCCACCGCGCAGATCGCCGCCGCGTTCCTCGTGCCCGAGTCCACGGTGGCGCAGCGCATCACGCGCGCCAAGCGGAAGATCGGCGAGGCCGGGATCCCGTACCGGATCCCCGCCGGGGAGGAGCTGCCGCGGCGCGTCGGCGAGGTGCTGGCGGTCATCTACCTGCTGTTCAACGAGGGTTACCTGTCGAGCACGGCGGAGCGGGCCCAGGCGCGGGATCTGGTGGACGACGCCGAGTGGCTGGCCGCGCTGCTGGCGAACCTGGTGCCGAGGGAGCCGGAGGTGGCCGGGCTGCTGGCACTGATCCGGCTGCACCGGGCCAGGGGCGCGGCCCGCTTCGATGCGCAGGGACATCTGGTGCTGCTGGCCGACCAGGATCGCGGGCTGTGGGACCGGCAGGCCATCGAACAGGCCACGGCGCTGCTCACGCGGGCCGCCCGCGGCCACCGCCGGCCGGGGCCGTACCAGCTGCAGGCGGCGATCGTGGCCTGCCACGCCGAGGCGGCGACCTTCGCGGAGACCGACTGGGCGCAGATCCTGGTGCTGTACGACATGCTGCTGCACCTGGCGCCCTCGCCCGTCACCCGGTTGCACAGGGCGGTCGCCCTGCGGCACGTCAAGGGCCCGGAGGCGGCCCTGGCCGAGCTGGCTGATCTGGGCGAGGTGCTGGAGCGGTACCCGCTCTTCCATGCCACCCGGGCCGAGTTGCTGCGCGAGCTGGGCCGGCGCGAACAGGCGCGGCGGGCCGACGAGCGGGCGCTGGAACTGACCGCCAATCCGGCCCAGCAGGCGCTGCTGGAGCAGCGGCTCGGCTGGGACTGACGACCTGACCCGCGGTTCACCGCCGCGCTCGCACCAGACCGCCATCCTGCGCGATCAGGCCCGGCGGTGCTCGCCGGCCACGTGCAGGCCGGCGTAGACGTTCGCGGCGTTGCCGGCGAGAACGGCGGCGGCCACCTCGTCCGGCAGCAGCCCGGCGACGGCGCGCGCGTTGGCGGCGATGCCGGGCACGCCGGGCCAGTCGGTGCCGAAGATCCACTTACGGGCGAGGCGGGTGAGGTCGTGGCGGGCGTAGTACTCGGGCAGCCGCTTGGGCGGCAGGCCGGACAGTTCCAGCCAGACGGTCTCGTTCGACAGGGCCAGGAAGGCGGCGGCGTCGTACCACCAGCCGCGCCCGCCGTGGGCGAGCACGACGTCGAGCCCGGGGAAGTCCCTGATGACCGGGATGAGGAAGGCCGGGTCGGCGTTCTCGTTGGACGAGCCGGGGAAGGAGCTGGTGCCGCAGTGGACGACGAGCGGCACGCCGCGTTCCTCCAGCACGTGGTAGGCGGGGTAGAGGGCCGCGGAGTCGCAGCGGAAGCCGCCGTGCACGGGGTGCAGCTTGAGCGCGGCGGCGCCCAGGTCGAGCTGCCGCCGCACCTCGGTGGCGATCGGGAAGTGCAGGTGGGGGTTGACGTTGGCGACGGGGCGGAAGCGGGAGGCGTTCTGCTCGACGATCGGCAGCAGGTCCTCGAACGCCTGCGTGCCGGTGGCCTTGGGGCTGTACTCGCAGAACAGCAGCGCGACGTCCACGCCCTGGGCGGCGAAGAGCTCGTCCAGGCGGGCCGGGCGGGGCCTGCCGCCGGAGTCCCAGATGTCCTCCAGGAGACCGTCAGGGCCGAAGTCGCGGGCCCATCGGAGCCAGGCGGGCTTGAGGGTGCCGAGCACGGGCACGTGGACGTGCGCGTCGACGAGCGGGAGGCCGTCGATCATGGCCCGTCCTCGATCGGCGCGGTGCCGGGGCGGGCGGGCTCGCCGGGGTCACTCATCGGCCGCCTCCTTCGCGAGCAGCTCGCGGATCTTGAAGCGCTGGATCTTGCCGGTCGCGGTCTTGGGCAGCCCGTCCAGGAAGATCACCCGCCGGGGTCGCTTGAATGCCGCCAGTCCGTCACGGCACCACTGGATCAGCTCCTCGGCGGTGACCCCGCCCTTGGCGACGACGCAGGCGACGGGTTTGTCGAGCCCGTGCTCGTCCGCCAGCCCGACCACCGCGGCCTCCTCGACCTGCGGGTGCTCCAGCAGGCGGCTCTCGACCTCGACGGGCGAGACCCAGATGCCGCCCGCCTTGAGCAGGTCGTTGCTCCGGCCGAGGCAGGTGTAGTAGCCGTCGGGCGAGCGCACGTAGGTGTCGCCGGTGCTGAGCCATCCGCCGGCGAACACGGCCCCGCTGGCTTCGGCCCGC
This window encodes:
- a CDS encoding ArsR/SmtB family transcription factor, with translation MAINSDGGSCVSADIAAGFSPAAALFHSLADETRLRIVQRLARGEARVVDLTTQLGLAQSTVSKHLACLRDCGLIDYRAEGRQSFYSLTRPELMDLLASAEQLLAATGHAVTLCPAHVGDLAGEAAS
- a CDS encoding cation transporter, translated to MITLNPDRRASLQRRIRLLVAATITYNVIEAAVALTAGAMASSAALIGFGLDSLVEVASAAAVAWQFSAADHERRERAALRVIAISFFALAAYVTFDAVRALLGTGEAEHSTPGLILAALSLVVMPFLSRAQRRAGRELGSASAVADSKQTLLCTYLSGVLLVGLALNSAFGWSWADPIAALVIAAVAVKEGREAWRGDACCATPPAAQECATCAPGCSCCAPSGD
- a CDS encoding VOC family protein gives rise to the protein MNPILNTIDIVVSDLDASIAFYARLGLAFKLDEHSPEHAGCDLPNGLHVMLDTEGFRTPFLPGWSAPVGGPRTLLCFEFESPAGVDAKYAELAEAGYRGLAEPFDAFWGMRYATVADPDGNGIDLYATLPAR
- a CDS encoding YciI family protein — protein: MKYVLMFVETEEFAAQLEAMGELEQQAAYAAVGQWFADHAGQITHHTHLAPVHTATTVRLDQGEPVVTDGPFVEGKEVVSGFAEVEVADLDEALRIARSWPACPVVEIRPVA
- a CDS encoding RNA polymerase sigma factor; this encodes MTGGVSQEVLARVVREHAGRLAASLVSLLGDFSAAEDLVQDAVETALRRWPAEGVPERPDAWLFTVARRRGLDVLRRESNYRAKLARLTWPAPAAPDDRLRLIFTCCHPALSRAAQIALTLRVVCGLSTAQIAAAFLVPESTVAQRITRAKRKIGEAGIPYRIPAGEELPRRVGEVLAVIYLLFNEGYLSSTAERAQARDLVDDAEWLAALLANLVPREPEVAGLLALIRLHRARGAARFDAQGHLVLLADQDRGLWDRQAIEQATALLTRAARGHRRPGPYQLQAAIVACHAEAATFAETDWAQILVLYDMLLHLAPSPVTRLHRAVALRHVKGPEAALAELADLGEVLERYPLFHATRAELLRELGRREQARRADERALELTANPAQQALLEQRLGWD
- a CDS encoding amidohydrolase family protein; this encodes MIDGLPLVDAHVHVPVLGTLKPAWLRWARDFGPDGLLEDIWDSGGRPRPARLDELFAAQGVDVALLFCEYSPKATGTQAFEDLLPIVEQNASRFRPVANVNPHLHFPIATEVRRQLDLGAAALKLHPVHGGFRCDSAALYPAYHVLEERGVPLVVHCGTSSFPGSSNENADPAFLIPVIRDFPGLDVVLAHGGRGWWYDAAAFLALSNETVWLELSGLPPKRLPEYYARHDLTRLARKWIFGTDWPGVPGIAANARAVAGLLPDEVAAAVLAGNAANVYAGLHVAGEHRRA